TCCTAGCAAGCAGCAAGCTCCGATTACGGCAGGCTTAATGAATTCAATCTTTCCAACGGGTGAAAATCTCATCGAGGCTTCTAGTCCAACTTCCGCTGGTAACCTTGATTTGATGCTGAAAATGTTGCTAGCAGACGAAAGGCAAAACGCCCAAGCCAATCACAAATCAATCTATGATTATTTGGAAACAATGCTCGAAAACACTGATGCAAATTATGCACAGCTGGTGTTTTTCCCATTTTTATACGGTAGTAACGTTGATCCAAACGCTGAAGGTGCCTTTATGGGGATTCAAAGCTCAACAACGAAGTCAGAAATGATTAGGGCCGTTTATGAAGGAATCTGTTTTGCCCATCATTATCACGTTGATCAGTTGTTAAAGGTTTTAGGGCATCCACCAGTTGCCATTCGCATGTCTGGGGGAGCTTGCAATTCTAAACAATGGGTTCAAATGTTTGCGGATGTTTTAAATTTACCGATTGAGCTCACGGCAGCAACTGAACTTGGTGGGTTAGGTGGCGCAATTGCTTGTGCCGTCGGTTCTGGTGTTTATCCGGATTTTCTGACGGCAGTGAGCAAAATGACCCGGGTAGTTGCGCGCTATGAGCCGCGCGAAGCAGCAACAAAGATATATGAGCAAAAATATCATGTGTACAGGTCCTTATTGCAGGCGCTTGATGGCAATTGGGCTGGATTAAACGACTTAAAAAGGAGTTGAATAGTAATTATGACCGTTAATTCACTAGGTATTTATGAAAAAGCTCTGCCACAAGAACTATCTTGGCGAGAGACCTTTGAACTCACCCATGAACTGGGCTTTAATTTTTACGAATTTTCCGTTGATGAAAGCGATGCTCGCTTGGCCCGGCTTGACTGGAGTTACGAGGAACGCAGCCGCATGCGCAGCTTAATGTGGCAAACGGGGATGCGGATCAACAACTTAATGCTGTCCGGACACCGCCGCTTTCCGCTGGGGTCAAAGGATCCTGCTGTCCGGCAAAAGTCTGTGCAGATGCTAGCTAAAGCCGTCGACTTATGCGTTGATTTAGGCATTCACAATATTCAGATGGCTGGCTATGACGTCTATTATGAGGACAAAAGTGCCTTATCGCGCGAATTATACGTTGAAAATCTAACTAAATGCGTGCACCTAGCAGCTAAAAAGAATGTGATGCTATCGATTGAAACCATGGATGACCCGTTTATTAATAACCTAGCCAAGATCAGTCACTACCATGACTTGGTTAAAAGCCCGTGGCTGCAGGCTTACCCTGATTTAGGTAATTTAAGCGCCTGGCCGGAAAACGATGTCCCAGCAGAACTAGAAAACTACATTGACACCATTTGCGCGATTCACCTAAAGGACAGTAAACCGGTAACGGCCACTTCTAAGGGGCAGTTCAAGAACGTGCCCTTTGGCCAGGGTTGCGTTGACTTTGCCGGTCTGCTGCGGCTGCTTGTCCGGTTAAACTATAGTGGCAGTTTTACCATTGAGATGTGGTCTGGTGATAATGGCGATGAACAGGCAGTGGAGGAAGTCAAGGCTGCCAAAGCCTTTTTCGATCAAATTTTTGCTCAAGTAGGGATTGAGCAGGAAGCAATTTAAGTAAGAAAGGAGCTAAAGATGCTCGAACAATTAAAGCAAGAAGTCTATGAAGCCAACATGCAGCTGCCTAAGCTGGATCTAGTCACCTTTACCTGGGGTAATGTTTCTGGCATTGACCGCAAGCAGGGCTTATTCGTTATTAAGCCTTCTGGTGTGCCATACGAAGAACTGACGCCCGAGGATTTGGTCGTGGTTAATTTAAAGGGCGAAGTGGTGGAAGGCAGCCGCAACCCGTCGAGCGACACGCCGACACACACTTATTTATACAATCATTTTCCTAAGATTGGCGGAATCGTCCACACGCATTCACCATGGGCGGTAGCCTTTGCGGCGGCACAACTGGATATTCCGGCACTAAACACGACGCATGCCGATACCTTCTATACTGATGTCCCGGCCGCTGATGCTCTGACTAAAGCCGAAATCGAAGAAGACTATGAGGGCAACACTGGCAAGACGATTGTGCGTACCTTCAAAGAGCGCCACCTCGATTATGAAGCAACGCCAGGCTGTTTGGTCAGTCAACACGGTCCGTTTACTTGGGGTGAAACTGCTGCTAAGGCGGTTTATAATGCAAAAGTCTTAGAAGTAGTGGCTGAGGAAGATTACCACACCTTGCAGTTAACGCGGGCAAACAGCCGCTTGCCGCAATATCTGCTGGATAAGCATTACTACCGCAAGCATGGTCAAAACGCCTATTATGGGCAGGACAATGCGCAATCAAAGACGCATGCTAAACGAAAATAAGGCAAATTAATAATAAAAAGTAGGCCTAGATACCATGAGAATGATGATAGAAGGCCTACTTTTTCTTTTTGGCTATTGAAACATGTTTCATAAATTAATTGACTTTTTGAAACAAAATGCTATTATTTAATGTAAGCGATTGCAAATATTAGCAGTCACAAATTAATTTGTAGGAGTAGATAAAAATGGCTGAAAACAATAAGGAGAATTTTCTTAATGAGAAAGTAATTCCCTTTTTTAACCGCATTTCGAGTGCTAGGCACATGGTTGCCTTACGTGACGGGATGACTGCCGCAGTGCCAATGATTATAATTGGTTCTCTTTTTATGATTGTGGGGCAGTTCCCTGTCAAAGGCTATCTGGACTTTATGACACATATTTTTGGTCCTAACTGGGCGAATGTTGTGCAATATGTTACTAACGCATCGTTTAATATTATGGGCTTAATTGCTGTTGCCGGGATTTCTTATAGCTTAGCTAAAAGCTACCGCGACATTGATCCTTTTTCCGCGATGATTGTGGCGATTGCTGCCTTTATTTTGACCATCCCACTTCAGGTCGGTAAAGATGGCGGATTGCTGATCCCGTTGAAACAGTTTGACTCATCAGGTCTGTTTACTGCCTTGTTAGTAGGGTTATTTGTTACCGACCTATATGTTTGGTTGATGCATAAAAACCTGGTTTTCAAAATGCCGGATACGGTTCCGCCAGCAGTCAGCAATTCTTTTGCAGCTCTGTTTCCGGGGGCAATTTCCTTATTCGTAGTTTGGCTAATTAGAATTGGTGTTGAAGCGACGCCAATGAAAAGCATCCCTAACGTTATTACCTTCTTCTTGCAAGACCCAATGAGCAAGGTAACCAATACTCTTGGCGGTGCTTTAGTTATTGAACTAGTTATTTGTATCTTGTGGTTCTTCGGTATCCATGGTGCCAACGCAATTTCCGGTATCATTGATCCAATTATGTATGCGGCACTTGCTGCTAATGCTGCTGCAATGAAGGCTCACCAACCATTACCTAACATTATTACGAAAACCTTTTTTGATAACTTTGTTCATATCGGTGGTTGTGGTGCTACTTTGGGCTTTGTCATTTTGATGACTTTTGTTGCCAAAGACCAGGAAATGAAGGCATTAGGAAAACTATCAATTGCTCCAGCCTTTTTTAACATTAATGAACCGGTTATTTTTGGGGTACCAATTGTTTTAAACTACCGCATTATTATTCCATTTATTTTGGCACCAATGGCTAATATCATTGCGACATATTTTGCTATGAAAATGGGCTGGGTAGCTAAGACAATCGGTATTTATCCGCCATGGACCACGCCACCATTTTTATCAGGAATTTTGGCAACGGGTCACATCTCCGGTGGTATAATGCAATTGTTTAACATTGTCATGGATACAATAATTTACTATGGTTTCTTTAAGAGCATGGATCGCGCTAAATTAAAAGTTGAACAAAAAGCGACCGATTAATTAAGATTGAGCTGAAGGTGTAAAGGTGCGCAAAAATAAGAAGCTGACGGCCACGCAGTCACAGATTTACAATTACATCGTGGCTAACAAAGAACAGGTAATAACTATTACCTTACGCGAACTGGCACAGATTTTACACGTTGCACCAGCTTCTGTTGTGCGCACTCTGACAGCCTTAGGATACAAGCATTACTATGAATTGCAAAGCCAAATTAGGGAAGAGTTAAGTCGAAATAAGGTTGTCGACGACATTACGTATCAAGCACAATATTATTTTTCAGCGAACTTTTTGCCGGATTATGAAGAAAAAATTGAGCAGTTTAAGCAATTTGCCCGTGAAACTAAGGACTTTATCTTTTTCGGAATTGGCACTTCTGGAGATCTATGTGATTATGGCGCACGCCAATTTGTTAACAATGGCCGTAATGCCTTTGCAATCGGTGACCCATATTATCCTATCGAACTTAGTCGTGACTCTTATCAAAATAAAACGGTTATTGTCCTATCTGTCAGTGGTGAAGGACAGCCGACAATTGACCAAGTCAAGCATTTTCGCGAGCAAGGTGCTAAGATTGTTAGCATTACTAATGATGAGGATAATACGATTGCCAATCTTTCGGATCTTAATTTTTCCTATCATTTAGAGTTCAAAATTATTGATCGGACAATTAATTTAACTACGCAGGTTCCGGTTGTCTACCTACTTGAGCGGCTATCACGGGCCCTTGCTGGATAACTAATGAAATTAACTAAGCTGGTGAATCATTCTGATTTGTCGGCTTTTTGTTTTAACGAGTGCTATTTTTCAGCGCAATGGCATTTTTCAACAGTCATATTTTGATTAGAAACGGGAGTGACAGAGCTACTAATCAATGATATAGTAATAAAAATATTGACTTAATTAGCTATTAAATTGCAGTTAATAAGCCGTCTATTTAAAAATAAAATAGTAAAAGTTAGATTTAACTTCTAAAGGGGATAACATGGAAAAAGTTTTTTTAGCATCATACTTTGCCGGCGTAACCGCACAATTTCAAGATTTTATTAAGAGCTAAGCAATTACCGACCGAGAAATTGTCTTTATCCCAACTGCGGGTAATGTTGAGGATTATACTGACTATATTGATGAAGGACGAGCAGCTTTAACGGCAATGGGCTATCAGGTTGACGAATTAGATGTTGCTAGTGAAAGCCAAGCTGCAGCAATTGCCAAAATAAAGGCTGCGCAAATAATTTATATTAGCGGCGGCAATACGTTTTATTTATTACAAGAATTAAAGCGCAAGCAGTTATTGCCGGTAATTAATGAGAAAATCAATGCTGGGGTACCCTACATTGGCGAATCAGCCGGGGCGATTATTATGGCACCTAACATTGAATATAATAGTTTGATGGACGATACAAGTGTAGCTCCTGATTTAACCGATTACTCTGCTTTAGCACAAACTGATTTTTATACGCTGCCACACTTTTGAGGAAGAGCCGTTTGTTGAAGCAGATGAAAAAGTTATTGCTACTTATCAAAATCAAATTAATTTGGTACCGATTAATAATTCTCAGGCAATTATTAGTGATGGCGAAACCTATCAAATAGTTTAAGTTTAACCTAACTTTCTGCTAAGTTCGTGCACAGATTGCATAAATAGTCCTAAACTAATTTTAAAAGTAAAAGACTTTAAGTGATGCATGGAGGTGCGTTATGGGCTTTTGGATAATGATTTTGTCTCTTGTCATTGGAATTGCACTGATCGTTATGGCTTTTAAG
This genomic window from Lactobacillus panisapium contains:
- a CDS encoding L-ribulose-5-phosphate 3-epimerase; amino-acid sequence: MTVNSLGIYEKALPQELSWRETFELTHELGFNFYEFSVDESDARLARLDWSYEERSRMRSLMWQTGMRINNLMLSGHRRFPLGSKDPAVRQKSVQMLAKAVDLCVDLGIHNIQMAGYDVYYEDKSALSRELYVENLTKCVHLAAKKNVMLSIETMDDPFINNLAKISHYHDLVKSPWLQAYPDLGNLSAWPENDVPAELENYIDTICAIHLKDSKPVTATSKGQFKNVPFGQGCVDFAGLLRLLVRLNYSGSFTIEMWSGDNGDEQAVEEVKAAKAFFDQIFAQVGIEQEAI
- a CDS encoding L-ribulose-5-phosphate 4-epimerase yields the protein MLEQLKQEVYEANMQLPKLDLVTFTWGNVSGIDRKQGLFVIKPSGVPYEELTPEDLVVVNLKGEVVEGSRNPSSDTPTHTYLYNHFPKIGGIVHTHSPWAVAFAAAQLDIPALNTTHADTFYTDVPAADALTKAEIEEDYEGNTGKTIVRTFKERHLDYEATPGCLVSQHGPFTWGETAAKAVYNAKVLEVVAEEDYHTLQLTRANSRLPQYLLDKHYYRKHGQNAYYGQDNAQSKTHAKRK
- the celB gene encoding PTS cellobiose transporter subunit IIC, with the protein product MAENNKENFLNEKVIPFFNRISSARHMVALRDGMTAAVPMIIIGSLFMIVGQFPVKGYLDFMTHIFGPNWANVVQYVTNASFNIMGLIAVAGISYSLAKSYRDIDPFSAMIVAIAAFILTIPLQVGKDGGLLIPLKQFDSSGLFTALLVGLFVTDLYVWLMHKNLVFKMPDTVPPAVSNSFAALFPGAISLFVVWLIRIGVEATPMKSIPNVITFFLQDPMSKVTNTLGGALVIELVICILWFFGIHGANAISGIIDPIMYAALAANAAAMKAHQPLPNIITKTFFDNFVHIGGCGATLGFVILMTFVAKDQEMKALGKLSIAPAFFNINEPVIFGVPIVLNYRIIIPFILAPMANIIATYFAMKMGWVAKTIGIYPPWTTPPFLSGILATGHISGGIMQLFNIVMDTIIYYGFFKSMDRAKLKVEQKATD
- a CDS encoding MurR/RpiR family transcriptional regulator — protein: MRKNKKLTATQSQIYNYIVANKEQVITITLRELAQILHVAPASVVRTLTALGYKHYYELQSQIREELSRNKVVDDITYQAQYYFSANFLPDYEEKIEQFKQFARETKDFIFFGIGTSGDLCDYGARQFVNNGRNAFAIGDPYYPIELSRDSYQNKTVIVLSVSGEGQPTIDQVKHFREQGAKIVSITNDEDNTIANLSDLNFSYHLEFKIIDRTINLTTQVPVVYLLERLSRALAG